The following proteins are encoded in a genomic region of Stutzerimonas balearica DSM 6083:
- a CDS encoding OprD family porin, which yields MLKTPIARGVALATLGATLVIPTLAQAAFIEDTKANLELRNFYFNRDFRQEGASQSKQEEWAQGFLLRVESGYTEGTVGFGVDALGLLGVKLDSGAGRAGGGSQLLPGDGDSAADDFSEVGLTAKAKLSNSVLKVGTLQPKNMAIATSDSRLLPAVTRGAQLVSNEIDGLTLDFGYLDEINNRASSDYEDLSVNTSGKSITGAAEADSFVFLGGQYKLTKDLTAGYYYSNLEDNYKQHAVNLIHVLPIAEGQSLKTDLRYQRSTDDGNTNVDNKAFGAMVTYSLSGHSFGVGYQKMSGDTGFAYVGGNIDPYLVNYVQIGDFAQADEKSWQARYDFNFAAVGIPGLTLMTRYITGDNFDRAGVSEGKEWERDTDLAYTFQTGALKNLNVKWRNATFRSNGTANDLDENRLIVSYTIPLM from the coding sequence ATGCTCAAGACCCCCATCGCCCGGGGCGTGGCCCTGGCCACTCTGGGAGCAACACTGGTAATCCCAACCCTGGCCCAGGCTGCCTTTATCGAAGACACCAAAGCCAACCTTGAACTGCGTAACTTCTATTTCAACCGTGACTTCCGTCAGGAAGGCGCCTCTCAGTCGAAACAGGAAGAGTGGGCTCAGGGCTTCCTGCTGCGCGTTGAATCCGGCTATACCGAAGGTACCGTAGGCTTTGGCGTTGACGCACTTGGCTTGCTGGGCGTCAAGCTGGATTCTGGCGCTGGCCGCGCCGGTGGTGGCAGCCAGCTTCTCCCGGGTGACGGCGACAGCGCTGCAGATGATTTCTCCGAAGTCGGCTTGACTGCAAAAGCCAAACTTTCCAATAGCGTCCTGAAGGTGGGCACACTTCAGCCGAAAAACATGGCTATTGCCACCAGCGACAGCCGCCTGCTGCCGGCCGTGACCCGCGGCGCTCAACTGGTTTCGAACGAAATCGACGGCTTGACGCTGGACTTCGGTTACCTCGACGAAATCAACAATCGTGCTTCGAGCGATTATGAAGACCTGAGCGTTAACACCTCTGGCAAGAGCATTACCGGCGCAGCCGAAGCTGACAGCTTCGTATTCCTTGGTGGCCAGTACAAGCTGACCAAGGATCTGACGGCTGGTTACTACTACAGCAATCTGGAAGATAACTACAAGCAGCACGCCGTGAACTTGATTCATGTGCTGCCGATCGCTGAAGGACAATCGCTGAAGACCGATCTGCGCTATCAGCGTTCGACCGATGACGGCAATACCAACGTCGATAACAAGGCGTTCGGCGCGATGGTCACCTACTCTCTGAGCGGCCACAGCTTTGGCGTCGGCTATCAGAAGATGAGCGGCGATACCGGCTTTGCCTATGTTGGCGGCAATATCGATCCTTACCTGGTCAACTACGTACAGATTGGCGACTTCGCCCAAGCAGACGAGAAATCCTGGCAAGCTCGCTATGATTTCAACTTTGCAGCTGTTGGTATCCCGGGTCTGACTCTGATGACTCGGTATATCACTGGCGACAACTTTGACCGTGCTGGAGTTTCCGAAGGCAAAGAGTGGGAACGCGATACCGATCTCGCTTACACCTTCCAAACCGGCGCCCTGAAGAACCTGAACGTGAAATGGCGTAACGCCACTTTCCGCAGCAACGGAACTGCTAACGATCTGGACGAAAACCGCCTGATCGTCAGCTACACCATCCCGCTGATGTAA
- a CDS encoding DUF883 family protein, translating into MTIESTNGSPIDQNLTDNPASRPVIDKEAHRRNLQTAQNALIEEFHTLIADTERLLKHTQESAGGQTEELRNKINANLARARQALKEREGDLREQGQAAMQCTEEYVQTHPWQSIGIAAGVGFLLGLVTRR; encoded by the coding sequence ATGACTATCGAATCAACCAATGGCAGCCCGATTGACCAAAACCTGACCGACAATCCGGCCTCCCGCCCGGTAATCGATAAGGAAGCTCACCGGCGCAACCTACAGACAGCGCAGAATGCCCTGATCGAAGAGTTCCACACACTCATCGCCGACACAGAGCGCCTGCTCAAGCACACCCAGGAGTCGGCAGGAGGCCAGACCGAGGAGCTGCGCAACAAGATCAACGCCAACCTTGCACGTGCCCGCCAGGCGCTGAAAGAGCGCGAGGGGGATCTGCGCGAGCAGGGACAGGCTGCCATGCAATGCACCGAAGAGTACGTTCAGACCCATCCCTGGCAATCAATCGGTATTGCGGCGGGTGTGGGCTTTCTCCTCGGCCTGGTGACTCGTCGGTAA
- a CDS encoding phage holin family protein yields MRPSSDAEAPKPSIKKLGGAFVDLLHGHLELLGIEFQEEKARTFRLFLLAGISLIFGLLVLVGLSAAVVIAFWETHRMAAILSLCLIYAVLMALCIGRAIRLAKECATPFQATLEEIARDRERLLP; encoded by the coding sequence ATGCGGCCGTCCTCTGACGCAGAAGCACCGAAGCCATCGATCAAAAAGCTCGGCGGCGCATTCGTCGACCTTTTGCATGGCCACCTCGAATTACTCGGCATCGAATTTCAGGAAGAAAAGGCCCGGACGTTCCGCTTGTTCCTGCTAGCAGGAATCAGCCTGATATTCGGATTGCTGGTGCTGGTAGGTCTGTCCGCCGCGGTCGTCATCGCGTTCTGGGAAACGCATCGCATGGCCGCGATCCTGTCGCTATGCCTGATCTACGCAGTGCTCATGGCGCTGTGCATCGGGCGAGCGATCCGGCTGGCCAAAGAGTGCGCAACGCCATTCCAGGCAACCCTCGAAGAGATTGCCCGCGACCGGGAGCGACTTCTGCCATGA